In the Symphalangus syndactylus isolate Jambi chromosome 17, NHGRI_mSymSyn1-v2.1_pri, whole genome shotgun sequence genome, GAATCATCCTGATGTTGCAAGCAAATTGGCTACTTGTCCCTTCAATGCTCGCCACCAGGTTCCTCGAGCTGAAATTAGTCATCATATCTCAAGCTGTGATGACAGAAGCTGTATTGAGCAAGATATTGGTAAGACTCaccatctaaaatatttcagtacTGGAGGGTAGCTCCTTCAGATTTGTATTATGCTAGATTGTCAGCTTGATTTTTGGCTTTCAGTGTTTCAGAAGAACAATACTTTTCCACCTTTGAGATTTGTATCATGGCAGCAATAGGTTGTCAGATTGTACATGTCATACTGTTTTCTCTCCTGAACAGCCTGGTTCATTTTACTAATaattcatctaaaaataaatcttttattgCCGTAAATATggtaaacatttttgtttctgcttttctttcttctgtcagcAAAGAGATAAGATCCCTCTTTTAGCTTTTATACTAtccatttttcagaaataaagaccCAACAGGCTACCCTTGCAACCTTTTAAGCTACTAGCCCCTTTGAACACAATAACTTGGCAATATCCCCCTCTTATGTCCAATCTTTATTGTCTTGCAGTCAACCAAACCAGGAGCCTTAGACAAGAGACTCTGGCTGAGAGCACTTGGCAGTGCCCTCCTTGCGATGAAGACTGGGATAAAGGTGAGCCgcctctacatttttttcttcacaataTCTAAATCTCAAGTCATTTGCTGAAGACAGAAggaagattttcattttttatgaacaTACCATGTTGTTCAGAAtgccttattatttttattgggcCCCAAAACGAGCACATTTGTATCGCTGTGCAGACACGTGGAACAGCCAATCCCTCTTGATTGGAAAAAGCACTTCTTTACATCTGTTTTTTTCGATAAATTGTGTTGTACCATCTGTGTTTGATTGTTACTAggcatgtttattattatttatgttgcTTGTGTTTATATTCTTCAATTAAATTCTCACTACCGTGTCACTTAGGCAGGATACTTGATCAATTTTTACTTGCTTCTGCAAAACTTAGGTGTATTATTTCCCATCTTATAAATTCAACCAACATGAACTGCTGGTGTCTTATCTAGTAGTACCATAAACTATGGTTTGCTTCCTTTGACAGATTTGTGGGAGCAGACCAGCACCCCATTTGTCTGGGGCACAACTCACTACTCTGACAACAACAGGTAAATGAAATAGTCTCATCCCAGCATTGCCTCCCAAAACCAGAGTGTTCTGTTACCAAGAAAAGCCACCAGAGCATGAATTGACCACTTTCTTTAATGATGTTCCTTGGTGGTAGTT is a window encoding:
- the GTSF1 gene encoding gametocyte-specific factor 1 isoform X2, which produces MEETYTDSLDPEKLLQCPYDKNHQIRACRFPYHLIKCRKNHPDVASKLATCPFNARHQVPRAEISHHISSCDDRSCIEQDIVNQTRSLRQETLAESTWQCPPCDEDWDKDLWEQTSTPFVWGTTHYSDNNSPASNIVTEHKNNLASGMRVPKSLPYVLPWKNNGNAQ